The proteins below come from a single Pedobacter aquae genomic window:
- the panC gene encoding pantoate--beta-alanine ligase encodes MKRITRKEDLTSLLLQYKQEGKRIGLVPTMGALHQGHLSLVQQSLKYTDVTVASIFVNPTQFNNKTDLLKYPKPIAEDIAKLEQAGCHILFHPEVDEMYPEVDEPWEYEVGELDLLLEGEFRPGHYKGVTQIVYKLFKTAIPDVAFFGQKDYQQFLVIKKMVNDLHLPIQLKSCDIIREADGLAMSSRNIHLNPEERLAALSLSKALLFIKDNYNLLSIDELKQQANKFFTGSNLLNLEYLRICNPDNLYDLQEKGPAIALIACFVGTTRLIDNMMLA; translated from the coding sequence TTGAAAAGAATAACTCGCAAAGAAGATTTAACTTCTTTACTACTTCAATATAAACAGGAAGGTAAGCGCATAGGATTAGTGCCAACCATGGGCGCTTTGCATCAGGGACATCTCTCTCTTGTTCAGCAATCTTTAAAGTATACCGATGTTACCGTAGCGTCTATATTCGTAAATCCAACGCAGTTTAATAATAAGACAGATTTATTGAAATATCCTAAGCCTATAGCAGAGGATATTGCTAAGCTAGAGCAAGCCGGTTGTCATATCCTTTTTCACCCCGAGGTTGATGAAATGTACCCCGAAGTAGATGAGCCTTGGGAGTACGAAGTAGGCGAGCTAGACCTTTTACTGGAAGGCGAATTTAGACCTGGTCATTACAAAGGTGTAACCCAAATTGTTTATAAGCTTTTCAAAACGGCTATCCCAGATGTTGCGTTCTTTGGACAAAAAGATTATCAACAGTTTTTGGTCATCAAGAAAATGGTTAACGATCTTCATTTACCCATCCAATTAAAAAGTTGCGACATTATAAGAGAAGCAGATGGTTTGGCGATGAGCTCTAGAAACATCCACTTAAACCCCGAAGAAAGACTTGCTGCTTTAAGCTTAAGCAAAGCGCTACTTTTTATCAAGGATAATTACAATTTATTGTCTATAGACGAGTTAAAACAACAAGCTAACAAATTTTTTACAGGCTCTAATTTATTGAATCTAGAATATTTGAGGATTTGTAATCCTGATAATTTGTATGATTTACAAGAAAAAGGACCAGCTATCGCCTTAATTGCTTGCTTTGTAGGTACAACCCGGCTCATAGATAATATGATGTTAGCCTAA
- the panD gene encoding aspartate 1-decarboxylase produces MIIEVLKSKIHRAKVTQSELNYVGSITIDEDLIDAANMIPNEKVQVVNNNNGARFETYIIKGERGSGTICLNGSCARLAQVGDIIIIVSYAHMEMEEAKKYQPVLVFPDENNRLIK; encoded by the coding sequence ATGATTATTGAAGTCTTAAAATCTAAAATTCATAGAGCTAAAGTAACGCAATCCGAACTTAATTATGTTGGAAGTATTACTATTGATGAAGATTTAATTGATGCTGCCAATATGATACCTAATGAAAAAGTGCAGGTGGTAAACAATAATAACGGAGCTCGTTTTGAAACCTATATCATTAAAGGCGAAAGAGGTAGCGGTACCATTTGCTTAAATGGATCATGTGCCAGATTAGCCCAAGTTGGTGATATCATCATCATTGTTTCTTATGCCCATATGGAAATGGAAGAAGCTAAGAAATATCAACCTGTATTGGTTTTTCCTGATGAAAATAACCGACTGATTAAATAG
- a CDS encoding acyl-CoA dehydrogenase, giving the protein MHFQLSEEHIMIQQAARDFAQNELKPGVIERDEHQKFPTEQIKKMAELGFMGMMVSPEYDGAGMDTISYVLVMEELSKIDASASVVMSVNNSLVCYGLEKFGTQEQKEKYLKPLARGEVIGAFCLSEPEAGSDATSQHTTAIDMGDHYLLNGTKNWITNGSSASTYLVMAQTDASKGSHGINALIVEKGMEGFTIGPKENKLGIRGSDTHSLMFSDVKVPKANRIGEDGLGFKFAMQTLDGGRIGIAAQALGIASGAFELATQYAKERKTFGKPIANHQAIAFKLADMATQIEAARLMVLKAAWLKDSGQSYAQASAMAKLYASEVAMQTTIEAVQIHGGYGFVKEYHVERLMRDAKITQIYEGTSEIQKVVISREVLR; this is encoded by the coding sequence ATGCATTTTCAATTATCAGAAGAACATATCATGATTCAGCAGGCGGCAAGAGATTTTGCTCAAAACGAGTTAAAGCCTGGCGTTATAGAAAGAGATGAGCATCAAAAATTTCCGACAGAACAGATAAAAAAAATGGCCGAATTAGGTTTTATGGGGATGATGGTAAGTCCTGAATACGACGGAGCAGGTATGGATACTATTTCTTATGTTTTGGTGATGGAAGAATTATCTAAAATAGATGCCTCTGCCTCTGTGGTGATGTCGGTTAACAACTCTTTAGTTTGCTACGGCTTAGAAAAGTTTGGTACTCAAGAACAGAAAGAGAAATACCTGAAGCCCTTAGCCAGAGGAGAAGTCATAGGTGCATTTTGCTTATCAGAACCTGAAGCTGGTTCTGATGCTACCTCGCAACATACCACAGCTATAGATATGGGCGATCATTATCTGCTAAACGGAACCAAAAATTGGATCACCAACGGAAGTTCTGCCTCTACCTATTTAGTGATGGCACAAACAGATGCTAGCAAAGGCAGTCATGGTATTAATGCCTTAATTGTAGAAAAAGGAATGGAAGGCTTCACCATTGGTCCAAAAGAAAATAAATTGGGTATTAGAGGTTCTGATACCCATTCTTTAATGTTTAGTGATGTTAAAGTACCTAAAGCCAATCGGATAGGTGAAGATGGTTTAGGTTTTAAATTTGCCATGCAAACCTTAGACGGCGGCAGAATTGGTATTGCAGCTCAGGCTTTAGGTATTGCTTCTGGTGCTTTTGAGTTAGCTACACAATACGCCAAAGAGCGTAAAACCTTTGGTAAACCCATCGCCAACCATCAGGCAATAGCCTTTAAATTGGCCGATATGGCTACCCAAATAGAAGCGGCCCGTTTAATGGTTTTGAAAGCAGCTTGGTTAAAAGATAGCGGCCAATCTTACGCACAAGCCAGCGCAATGGCCAAATTATATGCTTCTGAGGTAGCTATGCAAACCACTATAGAAGCAGTGCAAATACACGGCGGTTACGGTTTTGTTAAAGAGTATCATGTAGAACGCTTAATGCGTGATGCCAAAATAACGCAGATTTACGAAGGCACTTCTGAAATACAAAAAGTAGTTATTTCCAGAGAGGTGTTAAGGTAA
- a CDS encoding type IX secretion system membrane protein PorP/SprF produces the protein MIALKNDFSVRPLLAYRGVKGYDNQYDIAAEWGLEDLKFYTMYHSNKSFSGGLGYTYKNQLNIATMYNSEPVAVRGFSGGVFDIVVGYRFNKKF, from the coding sequence ATGATAGCACTAAAGAATGATTTTAGTGTACGTCCGCTGTTAGCCTATAGAGGAGTAAAAGGATACGATAACCAGTATGATATAGCCGCAGAGTGGGGCTTAGAAGATTTGAAGTTTTACACGATGTACCATAGCAATAAGAGTTTTTCGGGAGGCTTAGGCTATACCTATAAGAATCAGTTAAACATAGCTACGATGTACAATTCAGAGCCAGTAGCTGTAAGAGGTTTTAGTGGTGGTGTATTTGATATCGTGGTTGGTTATAGGTTTAACAAGAAGTTCTAA
- a CDS encoding TlpA disulfide reductase family protein, with the protein MKNKIGLNHVMLYRHKNIMNIKNLIYSILTFFVLLTVACQTTNTTLNRGIWRGALIHETGAEVPFNFELKDSLGKWQMFIMNGQEQFKVDDISRENDSIFIKMPLYDSEIKGIITDNKIEGYWVKHLADKDVKMDFVAQYGVNWRFKDQLEPATQNITGKWATIFTNLEGKDTTLAIGNFKQEGNLVSGSFLTPTGDYRYLDGVLDGDELSLSTFDGGFAFLFTAKVSGETLSEGKFYSGFSSQELFTAKKDENATLPDAYSLTYLKPGFEKVDFAFPDMNKKPVSLKDEEFKNKVVILQLLGSWCPNCMDETAFLSNYIRQNNFDDVKVLGLAYERTADFDKSKANLQKVINRFQVPYPFLITGYTNKKGEPAKSLPMLNAVMAFPTMIVIDKQGKVRNIHTGFNGPGTGKYYEDFVKEFETLISTLRKE; encoded by the coding sequence ATGAAAAACAAAATTGGCTTGAATCATGTAATGCTTTACAGACATAAAAACATCATGAATATTAAAAATCTCATTTATAGCATTCTTACCTTTTTTGTTTTACTTACAGTAGCTTGTCAAACCACAAATACTACCTTAAATAGGGGTATTTGGAGAGGTGCTTTAATTCATGAAACGGGTGCCGAAGTGCCTTTTAATTTCGAATTGAAAGATAGCTTAGGCAAATGGCAAATGTTTATCATGAATGGTCAAGAGCAATTTAAAGTAGATGATATAAGCCGCGAGAACGATTCTATCTTTATTAAAATGCCACTTTATGATTCTGAAATTAAGGGCATTATTACAGATAATAAAATAGAAGGCTATTGGGTAAAACACTTGGCAGATAAAGACGTAAAGATGGATTTTGTAGCCCAATATGGGGTAAATTGGAGGTTTAAAGATCAACTTGAACCAGCTACACAAAATATTACAGGCAAATGGGCAACTATATTTACCAACCTAGAAGGTAAAGATACTACCCTTGCCATTGGGAACTTTAAACAAGAAGGTAATCTAGTAAGTGGTTCTTTTCTTACACCAACCGGAGATTACAGGTATTTAGATGGTGTTTTAGATGGCGATGAGCTGAGTTTATCAACTTTTGATGGTGGCTTTGCCTTTTTATTTACAGCAAAAGTAAGTGGCGAAACCCTAAGTGAGGGTAAGTTTTATTCGGGTTTTTCTTCGCAAGAATTATTTACCGCTAAAAAGGATGAAAACGCTACACTACCAGACGCTTACAGTTTAACCTATCTAAAACCGGGTTTTGAGAAGGTAGATTTTGCCTTCCCAGACATGAATAAAAAGCCAGTAAGCTTAAAAGATGAGGAGTTTAAAAACAAAGTCGTTATTCTGCAATTATTAGGTTCTTGGTGTCCTAATTGTATGGATGAAACTGCTTTTTTAAGTAATTATATCCGCCAAAATAATTTTGATGATGTAAAGGTTTTAGGCTTGGCTTATGAGCGAACTGCAGATTTTGATAAATCTAAAGCAAACTTGCAAAAAGTTATCAATCGTTTTCAAGTACCTTACCCATTCTTAATTACCGGATATACCAATAAAAAAGGCGAACCTGCTAAAAGTTTACCCATGCTAAATGCTGTTATGGCCTTCCCTACCATGATTGTGATAGATAAACAAGGGAAAGTTAGAAATATACATACCGGGTTTAACGGACCCGGAACCGGCAAATATTATGAAGACTTTGTAAAAGAGTTTGAAACACTCATTAGTACCTTAAGAAAAGAATGA
- a CDS encoding M1 family metallopeptidase: MILNFIHKCCFFLLAAFFLSACGKIHFIEFEPIYVHAHKAGAKVYHASYTQKIDILHTDLDVSFNWDSAFVYGEARIEAQAYFYATDSLVLDAKGFKIHQIQQQIHEQWQAVSYTYADHKITIRLNKTYQAKEPFVIKINYTAAPRKLRVGRDIFSADDRGLYFIQTKGKKQIWTQGETENNSCWFPTIENPAEKMTHQFNIRVEDKYKTLSNGFLKESIKHTDGTRTDAWLMQQPHAVYLSMLAVGEFEITDDTWNDIPLRYYTEKAYAATAKKVFGNTPAMLDFFSKQLNYPYPWPKYDQIVVRNFVSGAMENTTASVFYNGLNLTAAQHEDYNQDDIIAHELYHHWFGNLVTTESWSNLPLNESFATYGEYLWREFKNGKEDADEHLNQMAQTYFNYAENRDADVIRFNYADKEQMFDAISYQKGAIILHNLRTLVGDEAFFASLNLYLTQNAYQAVEIHHLRLAFEEVTGKDLNWYFQQWFLAKGYPELKIMKNYDAQNQQLMIEVEQLQDTTSAPVYQLPITVKTVFKGKPNYHDILVSDVKQRFMIPVSATPDYIKFDVRNNLLIKKQEDKSEKDYENQFLYADNYLDKLEAISYFENHKTAIPAVNIFQKALADTAWPIILKGLENYKLYTQDFKNQNLTRVKDLAVKHPKSLVRAEAVKVLKRHYSKADYKEVLSKIKEDVSALVHKALY, translated from the coding sequence ATGATTTTGAATTTCATCCATAAATGCTGCTTTTTTCTACTTGCGGCATTTTTTTTATCTGCCTGTGGAAAAATACATTTTATAGAATTTGAGCCTATTTATGTACATGCTCATAAAGCTGGTGCTAAAGTTTATCACGCAAGTTATACCCAAAAAATTGATATTCTTCATACAGATTTAGACGTTTCTTTTAACTGGGATAGCGCTTTTGTGTATGGCGAAGCTCGTATTGAAGCCCAAGCCTATTTTTACGCTACAGATTCTCTAGTTCTAGATGCTAAAGGCTTTAAAATACATCAGATTCAACAACAAATTCATGAGCAGTGGCAAGCAGTATCTTATACTTATGCTGATCATAAAATCACCATCCGCTTAAATAAGACCTATCAGGCAAAAGAACCATTCGTGATTAAGATTAATTATACCGCAGCACCTCGTAAGTTAAGGGTTGGCCGAGATATTTTTTCTGCCGATGATAGAGGCTTGTACTTCATCCAAACAAAAGGAAAAAAACAAATTTGGACACAAGGAGAAACGGAAAATAATTCTTGCTGGTTTCCGACGATAGAAAATCCGGCTGAGAAGATGACGCATCAATTCAATATCCGAGTAGAAGATAAATACAAGACACTTTCTAATGGCTTTTTAAAAGAAAGCATCAAACATACAGATGGTACCCGTACAGATGCTTGGTTGATGCAACAGCCCCATGCGGTGTACTTAAGTATGTTGGCCGTTGGCGAGTTTGAAATTACGGATGATACATGGAATGATATTCCGCTTCGGTACTATACAGAAAAGGCTTACGCAGCTACCGCAAAAAAGGTTTTTGGGAATACACCAGCCATGCTTGATTTTTTCTCTAAACAGTTGAACTATCCTTACCCTTGGCCAAAATACGACCAAATTGTGGTACGTAATTTTGTAAGCGGAGCTATGGAAAATACTACAGCATCGGTGTTTTATAACGGACTTAACCTTACAGCAGCACAACATGAAGATTATAATCAGGATGATATTATAGCACATGAACTTTATCACCATTGGTTTGGAAATTTAGTTACTACAGAATCATGGTCTAATTTGCCTTTAAACGAGTCTTTTGCAACTTATGGAGAGTATTTGTGGCGAGAATTTAAAAATGGAAAAGAAGATGCAGATGAACATCTTAACCAAATGGCGCAAACTTATTTCAATTATGCTGAAAACCGAGATGCAGATGTTATCAGGTTTAATTATGCTGATAAGGAGCAGATGTTTGATGCCATATCCTACCAAAAAGGAGCTATTATTTTACATAACCTGAGGACTTTAGTTGGTGATGAAGCCTTTTTCGCATCCTTAAATTTATACCTCACTCAAAATGCTTACCAAGCGGTAGAAATTCATCATTTAAGATTGGCTTTTGAAGAAGTAACAGGTAAAGATTTAAACTGGTATTTTCAACAATGGTTTTTAGCTAAAGGATATCCAGAACTAAAAATCATGAAAAATTATGATGCGCAAAATCAGCAATTGATGATTGAGGTAGAGCAATTACAAGACACAACATCTGCACCGGTATATCAGCTTCCTATAACTGTAAAAACTGTTTTTAAAGGTAAGCCAAATTACCATGATATTCTTGTAAGCGATGTAAAACAGCGTTTTATGATTCCTGTTTCAGCAACTCCTGATTATATTAAATTTGATGTCCGCAACAATTTACTTATTAAAAAGCAGGAAGATAAAAGTGAAAAAGATTATGAAAATCAGTTTTTATATGCTGATAATTATTTAGATAAACTTGAGGCTATTTCCTATTTCGAAAACCATAAAACAGCCATTCCGGCTGTAAATATCTTTCAAAAAGCGCTTGCAGATACTGCCTGGCCTATCATCTTAAAAGGTTTAGAAAACTATAAGTTATATACGCAAGATTTCAAAAATCAAAATTTAACAAGGGTGAAAGATTTAGCCGTAAAACATCCAAAATCACTTGTAAGAGCAGAGGCAGTTAAAGTGCTTAAAAGACATTATTCAAAAGCAGATTATAAGGAGGTGCTTTCTAAAATTAAAGAAGATGTATCAGCTTTAGTTCATAAAGCTTTGTATTAA
- a CDS encoding phage holin family protein: MSLIIEILLMGLAVAIAAFLIPGVSVDGYLSAVLAGILIALANATIGFILRIFTFPINFLTLGLMSFIITVLMVLLVDEVMTSFNTSGFLSALLFALVLAVIKMVFGGFKKDD; this comes from the coding sequence ATGAGTTTAATAATAGAAATTTTATTGATGGGCTTAGCGGTAGCTATTGCTGCATTTTTAATTCCAGGAGTGAGTGTGGATGGTTATTTATCAGCGGTTTTAGCTGGTATATTAATCGCTTTAGCTAATGCTACTATTGGTTTTATCTTAAGGATTTTTACTTTCCCCATTAATTTTCTTACGCTGGGGCTGATGTCTTTCATCATTACCGTTTTAATGGTTTTACTGGTTGATGAAGTGATGACTAGCTTTAATACTTCTGGCTTTTTATCGGCTTTATTATTTGCTTTGGTTCTGGCTGTTATTAAAATGGTGTTCGGGGGCTTTAAAAAAGATGATTAA
- the rimP gene encoding ribosome assembly cofactor RimP — MGVEQRVRALAEEKIADRPDLFIVEIKVINNTKVIILLDGDNGVGIHDCALVSRHVGYHLEEENLLDHAYNLEVSSPGLDTPLILDRQFAKNIGRNVTVKHLNGDKVEGTLLSADEESITVAHQVKAKGAKTKKAELVESKILKNSIAEVKVSVSFK, encoded by the coding sequence ATGGGTGTTGAACAGAGAGTTAGAGCTTTAGCAGAAGAAAAAATAGCAGACAGACCTGATTTATTTATTGTTGAAATTAAAGTCATCAATAACACCAAAGTTATTATTCTTTTAGATGGCGATAATGGTGTAGGAATACACGATTGCGCTTTGGTAAGCAGACACGTTGGTTACCATTTAGAAGAAGAAAATTTGCTAGACCACGCCTACAATTTAGAAGTAAGTTCGCCTGGTTTAGATACACCTTTAATTTTGGATAGGCAGTTTGCTAAAAACATAGGTAGAAATGTAACCGTAAAACACCTTAACGGTGATAAAGTGGAAGGCACTTTACTATCGGCAGATGAAGAAAGCATAACGGTAGCACATCAAGTAAAAGCTAAAGGTGCAAAAACCAAAAAAGCAGAACTTGTAGAAAGTAAAATTTTAAAAAATAGTATCGCTGAAGTAAAAGTAAGCGTATCTTTTAAATAG
- the nusA gene encoding transcription termination factor NusA — protein MNSINLIDSFQEFKDFKNIDRPTVISVLEEVFRSMLRKRFGTDENCDVIVNPDNGDLEIWRTRTVMEDGFSEDDDLEIELADAHKIDADLEVGDDFIEQITLESFGRRAILAARQTLVSKILELEKDEIFKNYKDRIGEIVTGEVYQVWKKETLVLDDEGNELILPKTEQIPADYFKKGDTVRAVVLKVEMLNSNPRIIISRTAPAFLQRLFELEVPEIFDGLITIKNIVREPGERAKVAVESYDDRIDPVGACVGMKGSRIHGIVRELKNENIDVINFTNNISLYIQRALSPAKISSIKLDDETMRAAVYLKPDQVSLAIGRGGHNIKLAGKLTGYEIDVYRESSEEDEDVDLEEFSDEIDGWIIDEFRKVGLDTAKSVLALNVNELVKRTDLEEETIEEVLEILRAEFE, from the coding sequence ATGAATAGCATTAACTTAATTGATTCATTTCAGGAGTTTAAAGACTTCAAAAATATCGACAGACCAACCGTTATCAGCGTGTTGGAAGAAGTGTTTCGCAGTATGCTGCGTAAGCGTTTTGGTACCGATGAGAATTGTGATGTGATTGTGAATCCTGATAATGGGGATTTGGAGATTTGGAGAACTAGAACCGTTATGGAAGATGGTTTCTCTGAAGATGATGACCTGGAAATAGAATTGGCAGATGCACATAAAATTGATGCTGATTTAGAAGTTGGTGATGATTTTATCGAGCAAATCACTTTAGAAAGCTTTGGAAGAAGAGCTATTTTAGCTGCTCGTCAGACTTTAGTATCTAAAATTTTAGAATTAGAGAAAGATGAGATCTTCAAAAACTATAAAGATAGAATTGGTGAGATTGTAACTGGCGAGGTTTATCAGGTTTGGAAAAAAGAAACTTTAGTTTTGGATGATGAGGGTAACGAGTTGATTTTACCTAAAACAGAACAAATTCCTGCAGATTATTTCAAAAAAGGCGATACCGTTAGAGCGGTAGTGCTTAAAGTTGAAATGTTAAACAGCAATCCAAGAATCATCATTTCAAGAACAGCTCCTGCATTCTTACAAAGATTATTTGAGCTTGAAGTTCCTGAGATTTTTGATGGCTTAATTACCATTAAAAACATCGTTCGCGAGCCAGGAGAAAGAGCAAAAGTTGCAGTAGAATCTTATGATGACCGTATAGATCCAGTAGGAGCTTGCGTAGGTATGAAAGGTTCTCGTATACATGGTATTGTTCGTGAATTGAAAAACGAAAATATCGATGTTATCAACTTCACCAATAACATCTCTTTATACATCCAAAGAGCTTTATCGCCAGCAAAAATATCATCTATTAAATTAGATGACGAAACCATGAGAGCAGCCGTTTACTTGAAACCAGACCAGGTTTCTTTAGCTATCGGACGTGGCGGACATAACATAAAATTGGCAGGTAAATTGACGGGCTACGAAATAGATGTTTACCGCGAATCATCAGAAGAAGACGAAGACGTAGACTTAGAAGAATTCTCTGATGAAATTGACGGCTGGATTATAGACGAATTTAGAAAAGTTGGTTTAGATACAGCTAAGAGTGTATTAGCACTTAATGTAAATGAATTAGTGAAACGTACTGATTTAGAAGAGGAAACTATCGAAGAAGTACTAGAAATTTTAAGAGCAGAGTTCGAATAA
- a CDS encoding glycosyltransferase family 10 domain-containing protein — protein sequence MKYFLLLAKRHKKYLKEKKIFRNSTISFYNFWEIEDYNNFWLQKFIVDRNLNPKNKSINFFSVFGPRYVLKKQKAAINIFFSGETMSRFKKYHDYCLPEVDLALGFDDLQHEKYFRLPLWILDFFEPTVDLEKAKEKLKQLNYYKNNKPIVREKFCSLIARHDENGIRKKIVNTLNPIETVDCAGKLFNNTARLQTEFANNKVKFLENYKFNICPENTNQESYTTEKLFESFAAGCIPIYWGSAQKPEPNIFKPSSIIFFDEFKNTLSEDVERLHKDPKLYLDFISQNPFQDTAAEYIIQTISNLELKLKEIINQA from the coding sequence ATGAAATACTTTCTTTTACTAGCTAAACGGCATAAAAAATATCTAAAGGAAAAGAAGATATTTAGAAATTCAACCATAAGTTTCTACAATTTTTGGGAGATAGAAGACTATAATAATTTTTGGTTACAGAAATTCATCGTTGATAGAAACCTAAATCCGAAGAATAAAAGCATTAATTTTTTCTCGGTTTTTGGCCCTAGATATGTCTTAAAAAAGCAAAAAGCAGCAATTAATATCTTTTTCTCAGGCGAAACTATGTCACGCTTCAAAAAATATCATGACTATTGCTTACCTGAGGTTGATTTAGCATTAGGTTTTGATGATTTGCAACACGAAAAATATTTCAGGTTACCCTTATGGATACTCGACTTTTTTGAACCCACCGTTGATTTAGAAAAGGCAAAAGAAAAACTTAAGCAGTTAAACTATTACAAAAACAACAAGCCTATAGTACGTGAAAAATTTTGTAGTCTAATTGCTAGGCATGATGAGAATGGAATCAGAAAGAAAATAGTTAATACCCTTAATCCTATAGAAACCGTTGATTGCGCTGGCAAATTATTTAATAATACAGCTAGATTGCAAACCGAATTTGCCAATAATAAGGTTAAATTCTTAGAAAACTATAAATTTAATATCTGTCCAGAGAATACAAATCAGGAGAGTTATACCACCGAGAAATTATTTGAGTCTTTTGCTGCAGGCTGCATCCCTATTTATTGGGGTAGTGCACAAAAACCCGAGCCCAATATATTCAAGCCATCCAGCATCATTTTCTTTGATGAGTTTAAAAACACACTATCTGAAGATGTAGAAAGACTTCATAAAGACCCTAAATTGTATCTAGATTTTATTTCTCAAAATCCTTTCCAAGATACCGCGGCAGAATATATCATACAAACTATCTCCAACCTCGAACTAAAACTAAAAGAAATAATAAATCAGGCATAA